The proteins below come from a single Kitasatospora sp. NBC_00315 genomic window:
- a CDS encoding ATP-binding protein: MTTLTTLANRPCRAESDLWRLPPDRTAARALRARVLSQLDAWHLAPLAPDLALMASELAGNAVRYGRPPIWANMHVLTDSAHREFVRLVVADFGPGFTRTEIVRSWGLDDALGSVHGRGLLLVDTLADRWGTELRAPLSLTWVELSTLD; encoded by the coding sequence ATGACCACGCTGACAACCCTGGCGAACCGCCCTTGCCGGGCCGAGTCCGACCTCTGGCGACTGCCCCCGGACCGCACCGCCGCGCGCGCCCTGCGCGCCCGCGTGCTGAGCCAGTTGGACGCCTGGCACCTGGCCCCGCTGGCACCGGATCTCGCCCTGATGGCGAGCGAACTGGCCGGCAACGCCGTCCGCTACGGCCGGCCGCCGATCTGGGCGAACATGCACGTCCTGACCGACTCCGCCCACCGGGAGTTCGTACGGCTCGTGGTCGCGGACTTCGGCCCCGGGTTCACCCGGACCGAGATCGTCAGGTCCTGGGGGCTGGACGACGCCCTCGGCAGCGTCCACGGGCGGGGACTGCTGCTCGTCGACACCCTGGCCGACCGATGGGGCACCGAACTCCGGGCGCCGCTGAGCCTCACCTGGGTGGAGCTCTCCACCCTGGACTGA
- a CDS encoding DUF4230 domain-containing protein — MALPRIGLTSRRRGLPDEPAPSDGPDSRRDDPPAAARPARRLPWYLSLPITLAVIVALFLAAGRFNLLPGLPNPFAERQVDRSQPALLKSIQDMSRYTGATGNFQIVLDLDNDAKFLPSQILGKRTLYVAAGTVGAYTDLGGVKSGAVSVSDDRRSVTLKLPHAQLAETALDVKRSYIYSQQRGLFDRLGDFFSGNPGNQQQLEVLATERIQTAAKDTALATTAETNTRTMFQGLLTSLGFTSVTVTFGD, encoded by the coding sequence ATGGCACTCCCCCGGATCGGCCTGACCTCCCGCAGACGCGGTCTGCCCGACGAGCCCGCGCCGTCCGACGGCCCGGATTCCCGGCGGGACGACCCACCGGCGGCCGCACGACCGGCCCGCCGACTGCCCTGGTACCTGAGTCTGCCCATCACGCTGGCGGTCATCGTCGCGCTCTTCCTGGCCGCGGGCCGCTTCAACCTGCTGCCGGGCCTGCCGAACCCGTTCGCCGAACGCCAGGTGGACCGGAGTCAGCCGGCCCTGCTCAAGTCCATCCAGGACATGAGCCGCTACACCGGCGCCACCGGCAACTTCCAGATCGTGCTGGATCTCGACAACGACGCGAAGTTCCTGCCGTCCCAGATCCTGGGCAAGCGCACGCTCTACGTGGCCGCCGGCACCGTCGGCGCCTACACCGATCTCGGCGGCGTGAAGTCCGGGGCGGTGAGCGTCTCGGACGACCGCCGCTCGGTGACCCTCAAGCTGCCGCACGCGCAGCTCGCCGAGACCGCGCTCGACGTCAAGCGGTCCTACATCTACTCGCAGCAGCGCGGGCTGTTCGACCGGCTCGGCGACTTCTTCTCCGGTAACCCCGGCAACCAGCAGCAGCTGGAGGTCTTGGCCACCGAACGGATACAGACCGCGGCGAAGGACACCGCGCTCGCCACGACCGCCGAGACCAACACCAGGACGATGTTCCAGGGTCTGCTGACTTCGCTCGGATTCACCT